Part of the Salvelinus namaycush isolate Seneca chromosome 25, SaNama_1.0, whole genome shotgun sequence genome is shown below.
TACGTCTGATTGGTGTGTTGTTACGTCTGATTGGTGTATTGTTACGTCTGATTGGTGTGTTGTTATGTCTGATTGGTGTGTTGTTACGTCTGATTGGTGTATTGTTACGTCTGATTGGTGTGTTGTTATGTCTAACTGGTTTGTATTGGTTGTTTTTCAGGATGGAGATGAATGCCATCCTCCACCAGAAGGAGATGGAGAACGCGCATCAGAAGGGTCTGATGGGCATGGAGGCGCCCATGATGTACCAGTCCAACGCCATGGCGTTCCGAGGGCGCCAGCGCCTCCCAGACGGCCACGATGTCTTCGTCCACCGCACCACCCTGGAGGAAATGCAGGCCAACAGCCTCCTGATGTCCTCCAGCCCCTATCCACCAATCAGCACGCTGCAGAGGGAGAAGAGCCGCAGGGCCGGTCGCAGAGCAACTAATCACAAGAGCGCAGAGAGCCACCCAAAGGGCCAATCGGAGGACAAGAGCGTGGAGCAGAGTCCCGGCGGTGCCtcgggagaggagaaagaggcggAGGGGAAAATGGACATGGGAGGGGAGGCGGCCAGCAAACAACATCAAACCAAAATGGATGCACAGCTCTCGGCTGGCAGCAGGAAGAGCTAcaaggaggaggagcagggccTGCGCAAGGCCTGCATAAACAGTCAAGATGGCTGCCCTGACGTTACCAACTGCAACAGTGGGGCCAGTGACAAAGACATGCCTGGCCAATGCTCTGCGTTCCAGTATCCCTCCGCCAGTGGACCTATCCCAGGCATGCCTTACATGTTCCCTCATGGTGGGTCTACTTTCTACAGTCTTATTTTGATCAAAACACTCAGGGGTTTGTGCTGCtgtctttgatttgatttgtgtcatTTATTTGACCAAGGATAGATGTGAGCCGTATATGTGCTAACAcactttgtttttttgttttgatcAGGGCACCCCAATCTCTTTCTCAACGGAGAAGATATGTCCTCTATCCAAGACCTTAGGAAGTGGACAGTGGACGACGTGTACAACTTCATCAACAACATACCCAGCTGCTCTGAATATGCTCAGGTTGGTGTCTTTTCCTGGTCATCATAAAAACAGTGACTTCCTGCTTACAAAAATCAACAACAACAGACTTCAAATCTGCCAGGACTGTCACTGTTGTCTCTTAACAGTTTGCACCCTCCCTCGAGGCAGTCCCACTTTGCAGGTTTTAATTCTGTTGTTGGTGATTTTTGTAAACAGGAAGTTGCCTCGCTGTATATAATGTCATACTGCTGCATCTACCTTTTAAAGGATGTTCTTCTAACTGGTAAAACGTTCCtgtattcctcctcctcatcttatCTAATTATTCCCTGCAGACGTTCAAGGACCACGTGATAGATGGGGAAACGTTGCCGCTCCTGACAGAAGACCATCTACTGGACACCATGGGACTGAAGCTGGGTCCTGCACTCAAGATACGATCACAGgtagacaaaccatcaaacaaatTCGGACAGCAGACCAAAAGATTTTCAAGTGCTGTCTATTTAATTTTCAATGGATTAAATATTTGCAAACCATTTTTGGGAAAAAAGTATTGATGTTCGTTGTTTCAGCACATTGTTTATTATAATACCTTATGGCATCTCTATCTCTGTCCCACCCAGGTGTCTCGACGGCTAGGCAGCATGTTTTATATGATGAACCTCCCGCTCGCCGCTGCCGCCGCCGCCGCTCTGCAGGCCGCCCCTGAGAAGGCAGGAGGAGGCCGATCGTCAGAGATCAGCTCCCCTGTTAACTGTAACAGTGTGGAGATGATGGGCAGCCCGTGCACCAGAGACCCAGAGGGCCTGAAACCAACCGACTCCCTCCCAGAGACTGACAACCCCTCTCCCCCTTCGGCCagcagtggaactgtctgaggTATCAGTGTGTGGGAGAAGAGTCGTCAGCCAGTGGCTCAGATCCAAGTCGACCACTAGCCCCTACCacatacacatagacacataccCTCTAAGGACTTCATGTAGATTTTTAAGCATTGGATGGGTATAAGTGATATAGTAATAGCTGCATCTTGCCCTCTGATTGGCTAGATGGAATTGTTGCTGGGTTGGATACACCAACCTTCGTGCACAGGAAGTAGGAAGTAGGGTTCGATTAGGAATTCAGCAAGTGTTCCAGCCCAAAGAGCTGCTTTTAAGCTGCTAACCATTTCCATCAGGCAATGGTGTTCACTTTTCTAGTGTGTGTCCTGCAGTGTTTAAACTGCTAGGTATATGATGGCATTTTTTGTATGTATTTAGTTACAGTTGAAATGTTTGGTACTTTTTTTCCACCATGTTTCAGTTTCAAGATGGAGGCAATAAACCCCAGCCAGTAGAAATATAGATGGCTTGATGAAGAATGGGAAGAACACTGAATATACACATGACCTCTGTGTTTGAGGGGAAAATAAACTGTATTTTGTAAAAGTTAATGCATTAATTGTGTTTTTGTAGCATAATGCTTTCCAATGAATATGTGTGATATTACCACTTTTAATGAATATAAATGATTGattttaatgtcacaatgtagccTATCAAATCACAGTTTTTTTTATaagttttctatgttttctgCTTCAGTATGGAAACAATTTTTAGGTAGCAATGGACACTGAACATCAATCATATAAATAATTTATACGTAGATAGCTGCACTTTATCTGAAATTGTACAGTTGGGATTCATCCTGTTTATCTACATTCAGGGGTGGACTGGAACCAGAAATCGGCCCCGGAATTTCTAAAACACCGGCCCATTTCTTTCCTTGAGGCTCCCATTATTAGCCAGATATTGATCAAgttagacaggcccactgggcACATTTTTTTTatcagcccatctggcatttgcccgaAATGCCAAAGGGCCAGTCCACCCCTGTACATTAGAATGAACACCCTTGACTCCGTCATTTGAGATACAGTGGTGGTAAGGCTATTTCAAATTCAAAACACATGCTTTGATACTAACAGTAGACAAATATAATTACCATAAgataacattattaaagttaggCTAAGTGTGGGATTTAAGGaccttgccttttggctgatccatttgtggtttcaggtgTGGGTGAAAACCgagttgggtgctgtggaatcagtgagggtaaccagaagtggtcttgtgataattgtttgtgtttctgctggtcagaagGATCAAGTGCTCCGTGTTAAATGAATGGGGGCACCGAGATGTGattttgctctcaagaaaagggcgccattgaaaggagtgattactttGGTAGCGGTAAATGTGAAAGCTGACCAAATGACAGGGAAGATTCCCagtgtttgtgatgctcgtcgtttAGACAGGGTGGCGTGATTGGTGgaacagaagagtcattgtctgttcttttgagttttgatgttgagttTTTGCCTGACAAAttgatgttaggatatataagttatcctgtacgagcttttgtgccgaatacattacgttgttacaggtgtgacgcttatgggcatgtggcagcagtgtgtaggagggaggttcctaggtgtgagaagtgtgcagaagggcatgagacaaaggactGTGTaccattggggaaagtagtggtatgtgttaattgtaagggtgccatggggctggggatcagaaatgtcccgtgtgagagaggcaggttg
Proteins encoded:
- the LOC120019967 gene encoding sterile alpha motif domain-containing protein 7-like; this encodes MTPREQLRKMSAMGEQGALDEKHWYRLVNGMSAGELRQRQEMMMRNQMTMTPQILAQGQQRLQGVPTQFEPRFMERELAPPSEMVSSEVRQMHMGGHLGPPMPPHPGIPGRGFPGAGYSFMPSEPMETVARRQELIHKQNIARMEMNAILHQKEMENAHQKGLMGMEAPMMYQSNAMAFRGRQRLPDGHDVFVHRTTLEEMQANSLLMSSSPYPPISTLQREKSRRAGRRATNHKSAESHPKGQSEDKSVEQSPGGASGEEKEAEGKMDMGGEAASKQHQTKMDAQLSAGSRKSYKEEEQGLRKACINSQDGCPDVTNCNSGASDKDMPGQCSAFQYPSASGPIPGMPYMFPHGGSTFYSLILIKTLRGHPNLFLNGEDMSSIQDLRKWTVDDVYNFINNIPSCSEYAQTFKDHVIDGETLPLLTEDHLLDTMGLKLGPALKIRSQVSRRLGSMFYMMNLPLAAAAAAALQAAPEKAGGGRSSEISSPVNCNSVEMMGSPCTRDPEGLKPTDSLPETDNPSPPSASSGTV